aaaataagagggAGATCTCcccttatatatattataaagacattttttttaaagagtATAAGGGGCCATTTGGATTATGAATTTTActtgggaaaagaaaagaaaatgaaaataaggaggaaactcatttttcattatattttcctcCTACATTAAATTCTACTTAAAATGAAAGTTTgattttatatgattaaaaattaaatatgaatgatgtgtaaaatcaaaatttaatttataaatttggtatatatttcattttatttcttatttttcttcataattaaacataaaaacgtgaattttttaatattttcatttcttttccttttctgaATATTTTTCGAGTTCCGAACGGAATTTAAATgtttcaaaaatcaaatgtcaataGAGATTTGTCAAATCCTAAAAAATAACTATTATTTTTTATCTTAAAttatttcatgtttttggatACAGACGTAAAACTTGTATTATAAAGTTGATAAATTTTAAGCATAAAAATACCAATTTAATATGTAGGAAgatatttgcattttttttttataaattttgaataaaagtgGACATGCTTTTATTGCTTTATAAAGAGATATTGACATTTTTGTTCGGATAAATTTTGAGtaaaaatagatatatatatatatatatattttttttttggatatgtCGGGTTTCCTAGGTTTATGCGTTAGACTAATCCCACACCTACAACAGCTGTGCCTTTAGCCGACACGTAAGAGGTAAATCGTGGATGTGCGTTACAGGTGGCAAGATTTGAATCCCAGACTTTATCTTTGTTCAGGACTGTTTGGTGAATTTCCTTGCCATCTAAGTTTATACTGAGGtaaaaaaaaatagacatattttATCCACACGAAAATGGGTTCATAATTTGGCAATTTTCGTTTGTTTGGTTCAGGACTTTAACTTCAAAAGGAACTTGGAATTGACCCGCCGGCTCATCATCATTTGGATCAAAACGGTCCACCACGCGGCTAGCTGCAGCAGTCAACATGTCAAAGATGATAAACGTTGAACATTTTAATTGCTTCAGCGAACGAAACGACGTCGTTTTTGTATACGTCGCTTACGTCCCCGCCAGGCGAATATTGATCCATGATCCATCCACGCACAACACTAGTCACGCACACGACACGTTGGACCATCTGCGGCGAGTCTTACATTTACTTACATCCCTGAGTGCGCGTAATTTTTCGTGAACTACAAAAAAATTTGGTCTGTCACAGCAGAGGATAAAGATACAGGTCTGGGCACCCTATCCTGTGCGCAATCGCATACGTGGCATGCCACATGACAAACAGTAGTTCATGGATGTTCCGAACACCCGCGTCCTATGAGTGCCATCTGTTCATTTCCCAATACAGGCTGCTCCTCCTCCACCCCACGCGCCACGCGTCCAGCCTGCGTCCGAGCTACTGCAGACCGTGCTCCATGGGCATTTTTGGAATTAAAAAAAGGGATAAATTGTATACTTGCTATTTAGCGTCTtccccacctttttttttttcggaaAAGTGATATTAATAcaaaaataatgtattaataaTCTCAGAGTTTTGaagatattttaaattttaaaatttgaattataCTATTAAATTCGTTAATTTTATTAATAGTTTATAAGAAGgaggatattttaaaaatacagaaaaaaatttaattaaaactaaaatttatttttttcatctaTAGCAGCAGTAACGTTTAGACTCAGtgttctgaaaaaaaaaaaaaaactatactttatatttgttttttaatGCATCAAAAAACAAAATATTCTCGTGATTCTCACTTTGAAAGGATGAAAAAATAAAGCAAATTCACAATATTGATAGTCATTTCTGTTagtatatctccctaaaatacccttgtacccttgtatGCCTCATTCTCTTATAAAAGGATAACCTTGTATagttatatgtataaaaaaaagattaataaagtcTGTattaatcttaacatggtatcaaagccaagttaaacctaatttttcttttttctaaaccTCCTTGCCGCCGCACACTGCTTCATCTTCTTCGCTCGGCCGCCGTTACGAACGACGTCGTCGTCATCGTTGGTAGCTGTTTTGGACGACGTCGTTGTCATCTTCCCTCTGGTCCTGTCTCCCTTTGGTGCAGCGAGACTCTCGTCTCTGCCTCCATCTGGCATCGTTTCACGCTCAGCTGACTGGAGCTCTCTTAGTATTCCAATCGTCGTGCCAACACAGAGGGAGAGGCATCCTCCCCCAACCTTCGACACTTATGACCGAACAGAAACGAAAGGAAGCACAAACCCCTAGGGCAGAGAGTCTCTGTCTTCCCTGTCCTTGACGACGACACCGACTGTGCAGGCCAACACGCGCGAGCTCGCCATCGTGAGAGAGTCTCTGTCTTCCCCGTCCGTTCTCCTTGTGCAAGCCAACACGCGCGAGCTCGCCCAGCTAACCAGCTCCTGGTGGGGTGGTTTGGGCTCTGGGTTTCTTCACCATCAAGTCGCTCCTTGCTCCTCTGGCCGCGCTCGGCATAGGCAATTGAGTCTTGTTGGCGGCGAGGGAACCTTCGATTTCTCAGAAAATCCACCACAGAACCAGTTCCTTGGGAAGGTTTATAACATCAACCGTTTGTGCTCTAACTTGCTCATTGGCCACATTCTTTCTCCAGCGTGgcagatggatgtcaagaattcCTTCTTACGTGGTGATTTGGCTGAGGAGATATGCAGCCCCCTTTTGGGTATCCTCATTCTCTTGGTCAGGTTTGTCATCTTCGCcgtgctttatatgggcttaagcaagttcctcgtgcttggtttgccaagttcagctccactaTTGCCCAACTTGGGTTTGCCCCTAGCCCTTATGATTCAGTTCTTTTTACCCATCACACTACTACTGACATCACtcttctactactttatgttgacaatatgatcattactggtgatgatacttaTGGTATTCATAAGCTTAAGCAATTTCTGTGTCggcagtttgagatgaaagacctcaGTTCTCTTCACTACTTCCTTGGCTTAGAAGTGTCCCCTACCTTTAATCGCTACTCCTTGACCCAAGCCAAATATGCCTCTGATCCTCTCACACGTGCTGGCCTCACCGATTGTAAGATAACTTATAGTCTGCCGGAGCCCAATATCAAACTCCATCCTGCTAATGGGGAGCTCCTTCCCTATGTCACTCGTTACCGACAACTTGTcgggagcttgatttatctcactgtcactagACCATACATTGCCTATGCAGAGCACCTTGTTAGTCAATTTATGTCGGCTCCTCGATCTATTCACTATGTAGCTGTTCTTCGcatcttacgatatgtgaagggcaccttatttcatgaccttttttttttcctctcactcatccttgacaTTACAAGTTTATTCAGATACTGATTGGGCAGGGGACCTTACTGATCGTTGGTCTACTactggttttctttttttacttggtAACTTTCTTATCTCTTGGCGGAGCAAAAAGCAAACTATTGTTGCTCGCTTTAGCACTAAGGCTGAGTATCGAGCTCTCGCTGATACTACTTTTGAGGTTCTTTGGCTTCGttggcttctccaagatatgGGAGTTCCTCAGCCCTTAAACATTtcactttattgtgacaatcatagtgctgtccagatcgctcacaacgatgtctttcatgaacgcaccaaacatAATGAGATCGACTATCATTTTGTACGTCATCATCTTCAGGACGGGACACTTCGCTTCTTGTCAGTTTCTTCGGTTGATCagttggctgatatcttcacgaAATCTCATCCACCTGGTCGTCATCATGCTTTAGTCTACAAACTCCAGATGTCATCTTCGAAACCACCTTGAGTTTAAGGGAGGATGTTAttatatctccctaaaatactCTTGTACCGTTGTATGCATCTTTCTCCTATAAAAGGATGACCTTGTAGAGTTGTATGtataaaaaaaaagattaataaagtcTGTATTAATCTTaacaatttaaattaattatattttcttacGTATCAAACATGCAACTAAGTTATAATAGATTATATTGCTGAGTGTAAACACACTGATACCATGGTAGCACATTTATGTGTTTTAAATATTCAAATTTATTACCTTTGAGTAAAGACTAAGGAAATAATGAAGAATTTTAAAGATATATAATTATGGTCTCTAGGGGTGATAGAGTTATAGAGATAATATAAAGCTTAAAATTGAAATTGTTTTGTCTTTTAGTGAAAGATGGAAGCAAATGGAGTTAATGCGCAGTtattaaaatagtaaaattttaaaattaaaatgattttattgaatgACTTATGAAATCATTTAGgcatttattatttaaaaaatattataattaattcataatttattattgtgttttaatatatttaatttatgaaatatcTAGTAAAAAAATAttgtagtttatatatatataaaaaagctattattataaaataaataataaaaaaatatagataaatcaataataaaaagtagataaaaatcatatttaaattttataataagagtacttattttttctattttagaTAAGATGGAACAACACACAAACATTATATGAGTGAACTCTCTCTTACACCATTGCATTCCATAAGTCCAAATTAATTTCTTATTATAATGATgagaaaaaatattaattgaacactatcttatttttttctttctaaactaAGATTAAAAGTTTTACTAGTTACATACATATTACATGACTTGTTTATCACGAAATTTACGACTGATTAAGTAATAATTGATATATGGTATAGTCAATCACTCGTAGAAAAAATGTATCCCTCATGTATTTTGtcataataatatgaaatatttgatAAATGAAGGATATTtataaatttgataaaattttGATGTAATTGTTGATGAAAGCGGATAATAACTCGTTGGCGTGGAGTGGGCTAGGCAGGAGACGACGTGGCACGAGAAGGCTTTGATGGGCATTTTCGgaattttacaaaatatattgGGTGGAATGGTCTTCTCCATGCTCTCTCAAGTCCTCACCATCTTTTCACCAGTTGGGGACGCTACGAAGAAGGTCCAAAAAGGCAGTGAGGGGAAACGGAAACGGACGATCCGAAGAACGCACCCACCCACTCCTCCGTcgctctatttctctctctaaaaccctctctctctctctctctctcttcagaaTCAGTGACAGATACAGAAAAGGAAAAGCAGTGCTGTGTTCTACGCTTTCCCTCATCGATTCTGCTGTGAGCAGCTATTGCATTTCGGTTCGATCTTCGAGGTGGTGTCTGCTGTTCGATCAATGGCGAGGATTTAGACTGCTCAGGTACGTTCTCTTCACCTAATGTGATTTTCTCGCACTTTCTCGGCCGATTCTCGTTCGACCTCATTTGGAAAAGTAAACACAGAGGGGGCTAGCAGGGAAGTTCCAAGGAATTTTCTGAGTTTAGGGAGCTCCGATCATGGCGATTGTCGAGAACGCCGCGATTAGCGTGGTACCGTCGGAATCGCGGGCGATCGACGATCTCGATCACTCAAAGCACGGCGACGACGGCAGCAATTTGCGGCCGGCCGATCAGAACGGTTTTCACAAGCATCAAGTGATCAGTCAGCAGCGCGGCATAGAAGGCAATGGCGTGCCGAATCATCAGAACCATCAGCGATCCAACGGCCTGGAGTTGATGGGAAATGGGGAAGACGGCGGGGAGGGTTTTAAGCGTGACATTAGGGATTTGGAGGAACTGCTGTCCAAGCTGAACCCCATGGCTGAAGAGTTTGTGCCTCCTTCGCTGTCCAACAATCGGGCACCGAATGGCAACTTCGCTTACGCGAGTAACCTTGCAATGCATACTCTCGCCGGCAATGCCAATGGACATACTAACAGGCGGGTATGTGATTATTATGCTGTTTTCTTTTGCCTTTTGTTTGGCTGCTTAGAAATTGGAGGAAATTATGTGAAATGGGATTTTTGTGCCCCGTGCTTCTTCTTATTGTGGTCTATTTAGCATTGGATAAAAAGAAAAGGTCCTTAAAAGTTCAAAACAACCGCTCCAAGTCAATTTGGATAAATATGTAGCAGCATAGTAATAGGTTTTGCGGCAGGATTGAGCTGTTTGCTCTCACTTCTTTTTGGATGctaaggaaatgaaatgaaaattttgtgCCAAGTGGCTATTCTTGCTGTGGTTTGTTCCAAAACTGAAAGAAAAAAAGAGTCCTTAAAAATTTTAACAGTCAATTTATATAAATAGTTATGTTTGGCTAAGTTGAGTGGAGTTTATTTTTTTCTAAGGTTTCTAAGAACgagaatgcaagactcacaattttaaatttttgggcGTTAACCTACGATCTCTCAGTCAGCTAGCAGACCTTCAGTTTTTTGACCCACATTCTTTTTATGCTTGTTAACTGTTTTAATGCTTAATGGCATTGTATTTTGAACCCCATGGTTCTCATTGATTAAATTTGTGAaatatagtgaaaattttatttcttccATCTCCTAAATCCAGCTTGAGTtgcaattattttttttctcgTAATTCCTCATCGATCAACATTGCTTTAAGCCTTTAACATGCTTAATGCATGTTCTTCTTTATTTTGATACATACATTTTAATAGCAATTTACTTTTCTTGATGGTTTCATTTGATCCATATGTTTTGATATCAATTTACAGTCCCTGATAGTTTAATTTGGTTCATTTGTTAGAAGAAGAATAATTATAGTCAGGGTAAGCGGAGAATGAACAGTCGAACAGGTATGGCTCAGCGAGAAGAGGTAATTAGGCGGACTGTGTATGTCTCTGACATTGATCAACAGGTAAAGGGTTGTATTATATTGTTGGTTGGTTCTATTTATAAGTTTGTTGTTTTGCATTTTTTTGGGCGTGTTTTGCTTGTTCTCTGACCTGCAGACATTTGCTTCTTCCCTGCATGGCTTCTAGGTTACTGAAGAACAGCTTGCGGCTTTATTTATTAGCTGTGGACAGGTAACTggtctttcatttctcatatttgtTATCTTTTATTTCTTAAGGGGAATGATTAATAACTTCCCTTCTTTCTGGTTGCAGGTTGTTGACTGTCGAGTGTGTGGTGATCCTAATTCTGTTCTGCGTTTTGCTTTTGTGGAGTTTACAGATGAGGGTATGTTGTTTGCTTATTAATATGCAGGTTGGTGAATTTTTGTGTTGTTGTAAACTAATATTCATTTGCTTGCAGAAGGTGCAAGGGCTGCTTTGAGTCTAGCAGGCACTATGCTTGGATATTACCCAGTAAGAGTGCTGCCTTCAAAGACTGCAATTGCACCTGTTAACCCAACATTTTTGCCAAGGGTGAGAGAATTTCTCTTATGATCATTGTCTCTTTGTAATGAGCATTTATAATTCAATTTTCACTTGCTGATTTTGAAACTATATTTATTCTATTGTCATAATGAACTCATATTTCTTTCCTTAGTGGCAACTAAATGCTATTATGTTTTCTGCAGTCTGAAGATGAACGCGAGATGTGTGCAAGAACTATTTACTGTACAAATATTGACAAGAAGGTAGTTTTTTGGTTATAACTGTTTTCTAAAGGTAGTTAAGGGCATTGATTTGAATATCTGTTTCTGATGATTTGTTTATTTGACACAGGTTACTCAAGCAGATGTCAAACTTTTCTTTGAATCAATCTGTGGAGAGGTTTGTTGCTGTTAATTTAACAAACCTGAAAGTGCTGCTCCTTTGATGATAAATTAGATCTTTTGTAATATCCTGTCTGTTGCAGGTCCAACGCCTTAGGTTACTTGGAGACTACCATCATTCAACCCGGATTGCTTTTGTGGAGTTTGTAATGGTAATTACCTTCAAGATCTTGTATGCAAATACTAAGTGAAAAATATCACTCCTTTGCTGCTGTGGTGGGTTTTAATGTGGATTTGTCATCAAATTAATCTCTAGAGAGGGAATTGTCTTTATACTTTAGTATAATCTAGATCTATTTTTTCGGTTACATTGATTAAAACCTAGTACATCCAGTTCCCCATGCCACCCTCGCATCAACTGACTTGATCTTATGGTTTGCTTAGTATATCCTACTGAGTTTTAATCATTAGGAATCAGGTATGCAGAAGTTTCTTTGGCATTCCAACCTTTCCATGCAGTCAATGCTTCACTCCATGATTATTAATTTAATGACTTGGTGCTGTTCAAATGTTCAGTCATAAatattgttttgaattttttatggaCAACATTTGAGATTTTTGAGTGAGAGAGATCTATTTGAAAACAAGTTTCATAGGTAAATATTGGGTAAAgatgaagaaaaaaagaagaaaaatgcaATCCCAAAATTTGTTATGGAATAGAGGTTGTGACCACCGTTTGAGAGATCTTTATGAGATTAATGAATCACATTGATTTTGTCAACTTAAAAGTCGCAAAACATTTGGAGAAACAAAAGGGGTTTTTGAATACAGCTTGCCAAATGTTTATATGTGGCTTCTCTGCAAGCGTTGAAATTTTAGAATATAAATTCATGATTTTTGGACTGTTCTGTTTTATTCTTTTGGAATTCTAATGTTGGAAAATGTTATAAAATTGAAGCATTTTAAAAAGAGTTACTTCGGGAGACACTTAAGatcatcccattttgataatattttattatgaAAAGCTTTATTATGCTTGTGTTTCGACTGATATGATAGGGTCCACTTGAGGAATGACCTGTATGATAGCGTCCATCTGCCTGTATTTTTGAGATGAAATAAAGGCTGCTAGTAAGAGTATGATGGTTTCTGGTCAGAAGGAAATTGCAAATGTGGTTACTGcctcttctttttttgttttttgttttttgttttcttttttttttttttgggggggggggtggaaaAGAGGGATTGGAACACTTGAGTATCCTGTTTTTATTAATGAAGATCTGCCAAATTGACTTTATTCTGATAAGAGGGAACAAAGAGTGTCCAAATGTCTTCATATCCTTCGTTTTTCAGTTATATTTAAGATTTTGTAACAATCTTGATGATGCACTTCCTTTAATTGTCTGACAGCTAAACATTAATAGACTTGAATCAGAGATATGTATTGCTGCTATTTCATTGTAGTTTTTACTTAACATACTTTAAGAAACTCTTCAGATTAAACATCCTGATTATTTAAAGTTATGGGCCAGTGTTGGTTGCCAATGGCAATACATTTGGTTGCTTAGCAGAGCTGAGTGGTTGTTGCATAAACATTTTGCAAAATTTGATCAGTTTAAGTTGGGGAGCAGGCAAATGCCATGAGAGCAAGAGAATGGAGGGTGAGGCATAGGTGCATGGCAGCTTGGTACCTGAAAGGGTTTATGGATTTAA
The Malania oleifera isolate guangnan ecotype guangnan chromosome 13, ASM2987363v1, whole genome shotgun sequence DNA segment above includes these coding regions:
- the LOC131146675 gene encoding uncharacterized mitochondrial protein AtMg00810-like, with product MIITGDDTYGIHKLKQFLCRQFEMKDLSSLHYFLGLEVSPTFNRYSLTQAKYASDPLTRAGLTDCKITYSLPEPNIKLHPANGELLPYVTRYRQLVGSLIYLTVTRPYIAYAEHLDGTLRFLSVSSVDQLADIFTKSHPPGRHHALVYKLQMSSSKPP
- the LOC131146050 gene encoding polyadenylate-binding protein-interacting protein 12-like isoform X2, with the translated sequence MAIVENAAISVVPSESRAIDDLDHSKHGDDGSNLRPADQNGFHKHQVISQQRGIEGNGVPNHQNHQRSNGLELMGNGEDGGEGFKRDIRDLEELLSKLNPMAEEFVPPSLSNNRAPNGNFAYASNLAMHTLAGNANGHTNRRKNNYSQGKRRMNSRTGMAQREEVIRRTVYVSDIDQQVTEEQLAALFISCGQVVDCRVCGDPNSVLRFAFVEFTDEEGARAALSLAGTMLGYYPVRVLPSKTAIAPVNPTFLPRSEDEREMCARTIYCTNIDKKVTQADVKLFFESICGEVQRLRLLGDYHHSTRIAFVEFVMAESAIAALNCSGAVLGSLPIRVSPSKTPVRPRSPRPSLH
- the LOC131146050 gene encoding polyadenylate-binding protein-interacting protein 12-like isoform X1, giving the protein MAIVENAAISVVPSESRAIDDLDHSKHGDDGSNLRPADQNGFHKHQVISQQRGIEGNGVPNHQNHQRSNGLELMGNGEDGGEGFKRDIRDLEELLSKLNPMAEEFVPPSLSNNRAPNGNFAYASNLAMHTLAGNANGHTNRRKKNNYSQGKRRMNSRTGMAQREEVIRRTVYVSDIDQQVTEEQLAALFISCGQVVDCRVCGDPNSVLRFAFVEFTDEEGARAALSLAGTMLGYYPVRVLPSKTAIAPVNPTFLPRSEDEREMCARTIYCTNIDKKVTQADVKLFFESICGEVQRLRLLGDYHHSTRIAFVEFVMAESAIAALNCSGAVLGSLPIRVSPSKTPVRPRSPRPSLH